The Bombus vancouverensis nearcticus chromosome 17, iyBomVanc1_principal, whole genome shotgun sequence genome has a window encoding:
- the Liprin-beta gene encoding liprin-beta 1 isoform X4 produces the protein MSRSKQLDSSWTPSEEYDSSGTSNSEQGEDEFANIGFVEHQIHESGNCFCQSCPLGNAKMVNLRGSVPNLCASTNLTHIGTFPPFCSAVYNMSICSKTNNCQGNKECKGNRNNQSLELGKKRRLRNRIVHEQRTKSQSDLLLRRKDFPYCCSLQHFQAVQKWNECQAKTEERLKKLENERGTLRMEVSVLSDQVDAQSNKIQELENMLREKKESLRRMEEALQKEVLSRSALETQKLELLSSLSEMKLKQASLEHENLALRSTSPVSNGEKFGRHTSQYSSLPRPPSSSKKGVVFGKVPSLVSGVHTTVPFAVKGASARCLSAPTLAEEEKTIIGDTNSQIESIQKPLVELSMEEIGDWLANLGLECYAGELRRWGATGTKLLECSQQQLEKELEIKNVLHRKKLLYAVESEKSGGADFFGSDKMDNAAVLRWLDDIGLPQHKEAFQNGKVDGRMLHRLTTEDLLNLGVTAQLHAASLRRGIQILRELNFEFDNLERRSTNGNGAEGGNVHLWTNHRVMEWLRVVDLAEYAPNMRGSGVHGGLMMYEGRFTSELLATLLSISPGKTLLRRHLTTHFNQILGREVVQRKREIESSLGFVPLTLTARLKVPKKSQFTLKRKKSKNEADYGNLVCPLDASPPGTPSTPTSTPGSPNLNSPTF, from the exons ATGTCGAGATCAAAACAATTGGATAGCAGTTGGACTCCTTCTGAAGAATACGATTCTTCAGGAACATCAAATTCTGAACAAGGAGAAGATGAGTTTGCAAATATTGGCTTTGTTGAGCATCAAATACATGAATCTGGCAATTGTTTTTGCCAG AGTTGTCCATTAGGTAATGCTAAAATGGTTAATCTGAGGGGAAGTGTACCTAATCTCTGTGCATCCACAAATTTAACACATATTGGGACTTTTCCACCTTTCTGTTCTGCAGTATATAATATGAG CATTTGTTCAAAAACCAATAACTGTCAAGGCAATAAAGAGTGTAAAGGAAATCGAAACAATCAATCGTTAGAATTAGGAAAGAAACGACGATTGAGGAATAGAATAGTACATGAACAAAGAACTAAATCACAATCAGATCTTCTTTTAAGAAGAAAAGACTTTCCTTATTGTTGCTCTCTACAACACTTTCAAGCTGTACAAAAATGGAACGAGTGTCAGGCAAAAACTGAG gaacgtttaaaaaaattagaaaatgaacGTGGGACATTACGTATGGAAGTGTCAGTTTTGTCAGATCAGGTAGATGCACAATCTAACAAAATTCAAGAATTGGAAAATATGCTTAGAGAGAAGAAGGAGTCACTTAGAAGAATGGAAGAAGCATTACAAAAA GAAGTACTGTCAAGAAGTGCTTTGGAAACACAGAAATTAGAGCTCTTGAGTTCTTTATCAGAAATGAAGCTTAAACAAGCAAGTTTAGAGCATGAAAATCTTGCACTCCGTAGTACAAGTCCTGTATCAAAT GGAGAGAAATTTGGGAGGCATACCAGCCAATATAGTAGTCTTCCTAGGCCACCGAGTTCTTCAAAGAAAGGTGTAGTGTTCGGTAAGGTACCCAGTTTAGTTTCTGGAGTACACACAACAGTACCATTCGCCGTTAAAGGAGCCTCCGCGAGATGCCTGTCTGCACCTACTCTAG CTGAAGAGGAGAAAACAATCATAGGAGATACAAATTCTCAAATAGAATCGATTCAGAAACCTCTGGTAGAACTTTCAATGGAAGAAATTGGAGATTGGCTTGCAAATTTAGGATTAGAATGTTACGCGGGTGAATTGAGGCGATGGGGTGCTACTGGAACAAAATTGTTAGAATGCTCGCAgcaacaattagaaaaggaattagaaattaaaaatgttcTCCATAGGAAGAAATTATTGTATGCGGTAGAATCAGAAAAAAGTGGTGGAGCTGACTTTTTTGGATCAGATAAg ATGGATAATGCAGCAGTTTTGCGATGGTTGGATGATATTGGATTACCACAACATAAAGAAGCTTTTCAAAATGGTAAAGTTGATGGCAGAATGTTACACAGACTCACCACTGAAGACCTTTTAAATCTTGGAGTTACTGCACAGTTACATGCTGCAAGTCTTAGACGGGGAATTCAG attttacgAGAACTAAATTTTGAATTTGATAACCTTGAAAGAAGATCTACAAATGGTAACGGAGCAGAGGGTGGTAATGTTCATCTGTGGACAAATCATCGAGTGATGGAATGGCTTAGGGTAGTTGATTTAGCAGAATATGCACCAAATATGAGAGGATCTGGAGTACATGGAGGTTTAATGATGTATGAAGGCAGATTTACTTCAGAATTACTGGCCACATTACTTAGTATTTCTCCAGGAAAAACTCTTCTTCGTAGACATTTAACTACACATTTCAATCAAATTCTTGGAAGAGAAGTTGTacaaaggaaaagagaaattgAGAGTAGCCTTGGATTCGTTCCACTTACGCTTACTGCTCGTTTAAAG
- the Liprin-beta gene encoding liprin-beta 1 isoform X6 — translation MVNLRGSVPNLCASTNLTHIGTFPPFCSAVYNMSICSKTNNCQGNKECKGNRNNQSLELGKKRRLRNRIVHEQRTKSQSDLLLRRKDFPYCCSLQHFQAVQKWNECQAKTEERLKKLENERGTLRMEVSVLSDQVDAQSNKIQELENMLREKKESLRRMEEALQKEVLSRSALETQKLELLSSLSEMKLKQASLEHENLALRSTSPVSNGEKFGRHTSQYSSLPRPPSSSKKGVVFGKVPSLVSGVHTTVPFAVKGASARCLSAPTLAEEEKTIIGDTNSQIESIQKPLVELSMEEIGDWLANLGLECYAGELRRWGATGTKLLECSQQQLEKELEIKNVLHRKKLLYAVESEKSGGADFFGSDKMDNAAVLRWLDDIGLPQHKEAFQNGKVDGRMLHRLTTEDLLNLGVTAQLHAASLRRGIQILRELNFEFDNLERRSTNGNGAEGGNVHLWTNHRVMEWLRVVDLAEYAPNMRGSGVHGGLMMYEGRFTSELLATLLSISPGKTLLRRHLTTHFNQILGREVVQRKREIESSLGFVPLTLTARLKVPKKSQFTLKRKKSKNEADYGNLVCPLDASPPGTPSTPTSTPGSPNLNSPTF, via the exons ATGGTTAATCTGAGGGGAAGTGTACCTAATCTCTGTGCATCCACAAATTTAACACATATTGGGACTTTTCCACCTTTCTGTTCTGCAGTATATAATATGAG CATTTGTTCAAAAACCAATAACTGTCAAGGCAATAAAGAGTGTAAAGGAAATCGAAACAATCAATCGTTAGAATTAGGAAAGAAACGACGATTGAGGAATAGAATAGTACATGAACAAAGAACTAAATCACAATCAGATCTTCTTTTAAGAAGAAAAGACTTTCCTTATTGTTGCTCTCTACAACACTTTCAAGCTGTACAAAAATGGAACGAGTGTCAGGCAAAAACTGAG gaacgtttaaaaaaattagaaaatgaacGTGGGACATTACGTATGGAAGTGTCAGTTTTGTCAGATCAGGTAGATGCACAATCTAACAAAATTCAAGAATTGGAAAATATGCTTAGAGAGAAGAAGGAGTCACTTAGAAGAATGGAAGAAGCATTACAAAAA GAAGTACTGTCAAGAAGTGCTTTGGAAACACAGAAATTAGAGCTCTTGAGTTCTTTATCAGAAATGAAGCTTAAACAAGCAAGTTTAGAGCATGAAAATCTTGCACTCCGTAGTACAAGTCCTGTATCAAAT GGAGAGAAATTTGGGAGGCATACCAGCCAATATAGTAGTCTTCCTAGGCCACCGAGTTCTTCAAAGAAAGGTGTAGTGTTCGGTAAGGTACCCAGTTTAGTTTCTGGAGTACACACAACAGTACCATTCGCCGTTAAAGGAGCCTCCGCGAGATGCCTGTCTGCACCTACTCTAG CTGAAGAGGAGAAAACAATCATAGGAGATACAAATTCTCAAATAGAATCGATTCAGAAACCTCTGGTAGAACTTTCAATGGAAGAAATTGGAGATTGGCTTGCAAATTTAGGATTAGAATGTTACGCGGGTGAATTGAGGCGATGGGGTGCTACTGGAACAAAATTGTTAGAATGCTCGCAgcaacaattagaaaaggaattagaaattaaaaatgttcTCCATAGGAAGAAATTATTGTATGCGGTAGAATCAGAAAAAAGTGGTGGAGCTGACTTTTTTGGATCAGATAAg ATGGATAATGCAGCAGTTTTGCGATGGTTGGATGATATTGGATTACCACAACATAAAGAAGCTTTTCAAAATGGTAAAGTTGATGGCAGAATGTTACACAGACTCACCACTGAAGACCTTTTAAATCTTGGAGTTACTGCACAGTTACATGCTGCAAGTCTTAGACGGGGAATTCAG attttacgAGAACTAAATTTTGAATTTGATAACCTTGAAAGAAGATCTACAAATGGTAACGGAGCAGAGGGTGGTAATGTTCATCTGTGGACAAATCATCGAGTGATGGAATGGCTTAGGGTAGTTGATTTAGCAGAATATGCACCAAATATGAGAGGATCTGGAGTACATGGAGGTTTAATGATGTATGAAGGCAGATTTACTTCAGAATTACTGGCCACATTACTTAGTATTTCTCCAGGAAAAACTCTTCTTCGTAGACATTTAACTACACATTTCAATCAAATTCTTGGAAGAGAAGTTGTacaaaggaaaagagaaattgAGAGTAGCCTTGGATTCGTTCCACTTACGCTTACTGCTCGTTTAAAG